GCGTCGGCGACGGGCGCGGGGCCGGCCGTGTTCGCCGCGGGGGGACGGGACCGGGCGCGGGACGGGGTCGCGCCCGGCACGGGACCGTGCGCGGGCCGGGCTCGTAGACTGGACCGGTCCCGCACCGCCGCCCCCGGCCGCCTCCTCCGCCCCGGCCCCGACCCCAGGAGTCCCCGTGAGCCCTGCCCCGCCGAGCGAGCCGGCCGCCGCCGTCGCCCCGCCCGCCCCGGACGGCGTCTTCCAGACCCGGGCGGGCTCCTATGCGCTGATCGTGGCGGACGGCGCCGTGCTGCTCTCCGCGTGGCAGGGGCCGCAGGGGATCGTGTGGACGCTGCCCGGCGGCGGCATCGAGCTGGGGGAGAGCCCCGAGCAGGCGTGCCTGCGGGAGGTCGAGGAGGAGACCGGCCACACCTGCGAGCTCACCGGCCTGCTCGGGGTGACCACCGGCACCGTCCCCGCCGAGCGCCGCCTGCGCGGCGAGGGCGTGCCGCTGCTCACCGTGCAGGTGCTGCACACCGCGCGGCTCACCGGCGGGACGCTGCGGCCGGAGACCGACGGCTCGTCCGTCGACGCCCGCTGGTTCCGCCTGGACGCGCTCGAGGACGTCCCGCTCTCCTCCTGGGTGCGTCGCGCCCTGGAGCTGGCGGGGCTGCCCGCCCCCGCGGAGCCGTCCCGATGACGCCCCGGCCGCCCGTCCCGGCCCGCCGGCGCCGTGGTCGACGCGCCGTCGGCCTCGGCGCGGCCCTCGCCCTGACCCTCGGGACCGCCGGCTGCGGCACCGAGGACCCCTCCGAGCCCGCCCCGCCGACGGGGGAGCCCGTGCGGGTGGTCCACGGACCGGGGCAGGCGGAGACGGCCGCAGCCGCCGTCGTCGCCCGCCACCTCGACCGGGCCGGGCACCCCGTGACGGTCGCGGACGAGCCCGAGGCCGCCGCGTGGTCCGCCGCCGGGGGGGACACGGTGGCGATCGTGGACACGCTGGCGCTGGCCCTGGCCGCCGACCCCGAGGCCGTGCTGCCGCAGGAGGACCCGGAGGACGAGGCCGCGCGCGCCTCCGCCGTGCCCACCCCGAGCCCCGTCACGCTGGAGCCGCTCGACCCGGACGCGCCGCCGCGGGTGCCCGCCGACGCGTCCGCGACCGTCGCGGCGCCCACCCCGCTGGCCGACGTCGGCCCGGCGGCGGACACCGAGGCGGTGCGGGCGATCGTGGACGCCGCCCTCGCGCGCGCCGCGGCCGGCGGGGACGTGGCCGCCCCGCCGTCCTCCTCCGGCGGGCCGACCGCCTCCGGGAGCTCGTCCTCGGGGCCGGCGTCGTCGGCGTCCGCGCCGCCGGATGCGCCCCGCGTGCTCTCCTCCTCCGCGGGCGAGCTGCGCCTGGCCCCGGTCCTCTC
This Micrococcus flavus DNA region includes the following protein-coding sequences:
- a CDS encoding NUDIX hydrolase, with translation MSPAPPSEPAAAVAPPAPDGVFQTRAGSYALIVADGAVLLSAWQGPQGIVWTLPGGGIELGESPEQACLREVEEETGHTCELTGLLGVTTGTVPAERRLRGEGVPLLTVQVLHTARLTGGTLRPETDGSSVDARWFRLDALEDVPLSSWVRRALELAGLPAPAEPSR
- a CDS encoding glycine betaine ABC transporter substrate-binding protein encodes the protein MTPRPPVPARRRRGRRAVGLGAALALTLGTAGCGTEDPSEPAPPTGEPVRVVHGPGQAETAAAAVVARHLDRAGHPVTVADEPEAAAWSAAGGDTVAIVDTLALALAADPEAVLPQEDPEDEAARASAVPTPSPVTLEPLDPDAPPRVPADASATVAAPTPLADVGPAADTEAVRAIVDAALARAAAGGDVAAPPSSSGGPTASGSSSSGPASSASAPPDAPRVLSSSAGELRLAPVLSAGTAARLELESVDDLNGRCGDLAAALPAALAEGPGGERATALLTARLDASAGCRPAEWTVLADPAGPALVRDEIGLAVDHTVDPDVPPYGLAVLEDPTGVLPAGRVVVVGSPGALDDGVEAALQEVMTALDEDGLRDLARVSTGPDALAPDEAAQYWLVSAGLEEAPEDWVVPVDGWF